In Amphiura filiformis chromosome 1, Afil_fr2py, whole genome shotgun sequence, the following are encoded in one genomic region:
- the LOC140152489 gene encoding eukaryotic translation initiation factor 2D-like, with product MFRKDFHVKSNIAIRGSDRRKLRSNLAEQLPSLSADEVIPNKDAMTVKKVFTHADYTVMVYCLNGDPVFFEWEKQLYPTVYLLWKYPGILPCLITWPPVLDKMVGGADLMLPGVVVPSFGLPEIAKRQLCAICLPDSGAPVAIGIATMSSADMIASGMKGKGVQTLHCYKDFLWKQGSKSNPPTIPFPNVQSTLSEEDSGANPQTNESSEVKPPTDDIQQLNLNGTSAEPNSTSINEQLIAATGAEGDTAELPAASGESAVEGDGVTETGGATGGTEDVVEDEEVEDDIPPAVKMDRLLYQCLLHSLKCKVKKSDLPLLTSTFYKNHILPCCPRNQTLDVKKSSYKKFSKFLQAMQQEHLLTVKTEKKGIDNVVDIDRSHPDVRAFEIPEGDTNDEDDVQGGKPTNSEAVWSSPEIKEFFQVTTKMLPVLKCAGYRQGAWMTAEEVRKAVTDYVKQEELADRTDRRLVVLDPVLHDAVMKKTEPSTTHLAWDKLFTRSYRELTRGHQLVLGNPGIATENQRMKKGNIEPIELKIQRKAGNKLVTLITRLETFGIDPKDFSHRIQKGVSASSSVSALPGQGQGQQVLVQGNQVNYVDKLLTEHYKLPRKYIRGLELAPKSGKRR from the exons ATGTTCCGCAAAGATTTccatgtgaaatccaacattgcTATCCGTGGCTCAGACAG GCGTAAACTTCGCAGCAATTTGGCAGAACAATTGCCTTCTTTGTCAGCAGATGAGGTGATCCCTAACAAAGATGCAATGACAGTCAAGAAGGTCTTCACTCATGCTGACTATACAGTGATGGTGTATTGTTTAAATGGTGATCCAGTCTTCTTTGAATGGGAAAAACAACTCTATCCTACAG TATACTTATTATGGAAGTATCCAGGCATACTGCCTTGTCTTATAACATGGCCTCCTGTACTAGACAAAATGGTTGGTGGAGCAG ATCTTATGCTTCCAGGTGTTGTTGTTCCAAGTTTTGGACTTCCAGAAATAGCCAAGAGGCAGCTATGTGCAATATGTCTTCCTGATAGTGGTGCCCCAGTTGCAATAGGAATAGCTACCATGTCTAGTGCAGATATGATAGCGTCAGGAATGAAGGGCAAAGGAGTGCAAACATTACATTGCTATAAAGATTTTCTATG GAAACAAGGTAGCAAATCCAACCCACCAACTATCCCATTTCCTAATGTGCAATCAACTCTATCAGAAGAGGACTCTGGTGCAAATCCACAAACTAATGAATCATCAGAAGTCAAGCCCCCTACTGACGATATACAACAACTCAATCTAAATGGTACTTCAGCAGAGCCTAACAGTACATCAATTAATGAACAATTAATTGCTGCCACAGGAGCTGAGGGTGACACTGCTGAGTTACCTGCAGCAAGTGGTGAATCAGCGGTAGAGGGGGATGGTGTTACAGAAACTGGAGGTGCAACAGGTGGAACAGAAGACGTTGTGGAGGATGAGGAGGTGGAGGATGACATACCACCAGCAG TGAAAATGGACCGCCTCTTGTATCAGTGTCTTCTGCATTCACTGAAATGTAAAGTTAAGAAGTCTGACCTGCCTCTGCTGACAAGTACCTTCTATAAAAATCACATACTACCATGCTG TCCCAGAAACCAAACCTTAGATGTGAAGAAGTCCAGCTATAAGAAGTTTTCCAAATTTTTACAAGCGATGCAGCAAGAACACCTGCTGACTGTAAAGACAGAGAAGAAAGGCATTGACAATGTTGTAGACATAGACAGAAGTCACCCAGA TGTGCGTGCCTTTGAGATACCAGAAGGTGATACCAATGATGAGGATGATGTGCAGGGTGGAAAACCTACAAACAGTGAAGCAGTGTGGTCATCTCCAGAAATTAAAGAGTTTTTTCAAGTTACTACTAAGATGCTTCCAGTTTTAAAGTGTGCAGGATACAG ACAAGGCGCGTGGATGACAGCGGAAGAAGTGCGAAAAGCAGTCACAGATTATGTCAAACAGGAGGAATTGGCTGATAGGACGGATAGAAG GTTGGTTGTCTTAGATCCTGTGTTACATGATGCTGTGATGAAGAAGACTGAACCATCCACAACACATCTTGCATGGGACAAATTATTTACAAG GAGTTACCGAGAGTTAACAAGAGGTCATCAACTGGTACTGGGCAACCCAGGCATAGCAACTGAAAACCAAAGAATGAAGAAAGGAAATATAGAACCAATAGAATTAAAGATACAAAGGAAGGCTGGTAATAAGCTG GTTACCTTAATAACAAGACTGGAGACTTTTGGTATAGATCCTAAAGATTTCTCACATCGTATCCAGAAAGGGGTATCAGCCAGCAGCTCTGTATCAGCACTACCAGGTCAAGGTCAAGGTCAGCAAGTATTAGTGCAAGGCAACCAAGTCAATTATGTCGACAAGTTATTAACAG AACATTACAAGCTACCACGAAAGTACATTCGAGGCTTAGAACTGGCTCCTAAATCTGGAAAGAGAAGGTGA